The Ochrobactrum sp. BTU1 DNA segment TGTTTTGGAAAAGCAATGGGCAACGGTTTTGCAATATCCGCCTTAGCTGGAAAGTCAGAATACATGCAGTTAGGGGGCCTGACCCAAACTGAATTTGCTCGGGTTTTTCTTCTTTCAACGACGCACGGTGCTGAAACACATGCCATGGCTGCAGCGATCGCAACTATGAAGATTTACCGTGATGAACCTGTTGTTGAGCGCCTATACCAGCAAGGAACGAAGCTCTCCGAAGGCATAAATGCAGCGATTGCCAATCATGGATTGACTGACTATTTTCGTTTGATGGGAAGACCGTGCTGCCTTGCCTATTCGACTAGCGACGAAAATGGAAAGCCATCTCAGGCCTTTCGAACGCTATTTCTGCAGGAAACAATTCGACGCGGAGTTCTAATTCCATCCCTGGTAGTCAGCTATACTCACACCGATACAGATATTCAACGGACCGTTGATGCGGTTGACGGCGCGCTTGGAGTATATCGGAGGGCGCTCAATGACGGAGTTGAGACTTACCTGACCGGTCGATCTTCCCAACCGGTCTATCGACGGTTTAACGAAGCTCCCAGCTACCCTTCGCCCGTGCGATGAGAGCCGCACGCATCAGCCTACTCGCTATTGCAATGCTGTTTTGCACTGGATTGACTCACGCTGAGGATGTCTTTCCTCTTCATGTTATTGCGAACCATCATTATTTTGAAGATGCAAAAGCTCGGCCTTTTATGCTGCACGGCGAAGCAGCGTGGTCTTTGATTGCTGAACTTAAACGTGAGGACGTCGAGATTTATCTCGAAGATCGCAGAAGACGAGGGTTTAACGCGATACTTGTCAATCTCATCGAACATCGCTTCTCTACTAATCCGCCGGCGAATGCTTATGGTGATAAACCTTTTAAAAACAGCCCATTCGGACTGCTGGGAGAGGCGTATTTCTCCCATGCCGAATGGGTAATAGAACAAGCGGAGAAACACGGGTTGGCAGTGTTCCTTGTCCCCGCTTATCTGGGCGTCAATGGAGGCGAGGAAGGTTGGTTTAAGGCTGCAGAAGCGGCTGGGCCTGACCGTATGAGAACTTACGGTGAAGCCGTGGCGCACCGATTTTCAAAATTCAATAATATCGTCTGGGTTCTAGGTGGAGACTTTGATGCGCCCGAACACGCGCTCGTGTCACAACTTGCGCTAGGTATTGCTTCTGTCTCGCCCAACGCGCTCCAAAGTGTTCATTCCGGCCGTGATACTCCTACATTAGAACTGTGGGGACGTGAGAATTGGCTGTCATTCGATACCATCTACACCTATGCGGATATCCATAAAACGACACTTGAACGCAGCAAAGCAGGGTTGATGCCAGTGGTCCTGCTGGAAAGTGCATACGAGTACGAGCGTGAAACGACCGCAAAAATGGTCCGCCGAAATGCATATGGCGCTTTGCTTGGTGGTGCTGCGGGACAATTTTTTGGCAACAATCCAATTTGGCATTTTTCGGGTCCTGGCGTCTTTTCCAGCGATTACTCTTGGAAGGAAGCATTAGATAGTCCTGGCGCGCGCTCAATGTCGGTCCTAAGAGCTTTTTTCGATGCCATCCCATGGACACAACTTGTGCCCGATCGTGATGGCTCAATCACCGACCTTGAGGAAACTTACGCAGCCGCTTCAAGTGACAAGAGACTGACCGTGATCTACGCAGACGCGGGCAGTTTTCGAATTAGAAGCAATTCAGTCCCGAAGACAAGTGTTGCTTTATGGTTCGACCCGACATCTGGAAAGTCCCGTGCAGCTGCGCCTCCACAGCTGACTGGAGAGTTCCTAAACTACACAGCACCTGCCGACCGCGAAAATTCCCCCAGAAGTGATTGGCTTCTCGTAATTGGCGATGGTGAAAGCTTGAAGCTCCTCCGTAAGGCGTAGTGAGTATCCACTTCTGAGCAATCGTTACACGCTTGTCCTAATCAAACATGCCATCGGACAACTCGTTGAACGCGCGCTTTGAAGTTAACCTCGATTAATGAATTTAATCAGGAGCGGGTTATGAAAGTACTTGTTACGGGTCATCAGGGCTATATTGGATCGGTCATGGTTCCGATGTTGATCAACGCTGGGCATGACGTCTCAGGGTACGATATCGGCCTTTATGAGCATTGCATGTTCAAAGAGGGTGGGCCGATATTTGATGTTCCCGCGCTCCGCAAAGATGTTCGTGACGTTATACCGCGTGATCTGGAAGGATTTGACGCAGTCATTCACCTCGCAGCATTATCCAACGACCCACTCGGAAATCTCAATGAAGAACTAACCTATCAAATTAATCATTTGGCAAGTGTCGAAATGGCGAAGGCGGCCAAGGCAGCCGGCGTTGGAAAATTCCTACTTGCATCGTCGTGCAGCAATTACGGCATCAGCGATGGTGAACTGATCGACGA contains these protein-coding regions:
- a CDS encoding DUF4038 domain-containing protein, with amino-acid sequence MRAARISLLAIAMLFCTGLTHAEDVFPLHVIANHHYFEDAKARPFMLHGEAAWSLIAELKREDVEIYLEDRRRRGFNAILVNLIEHRFSTNPPANAYGDKPFKNSPFGLLGEAYFSHAEWVIEQAEKHGLAVFLVPAYLGVNGGEEGWFKAAEAAGPDRMRTYGEAVAHRFSKFNNIVWVLGGDFDAPEHALVSQLALGIASVSPNALQSVHSGRDTPTLELWGRENWLSFDTIYTYADIHKTTLERSKAGLMPVVLLESAYEYERETTAKMVRRNAYGALLGGAAGQFFGNNPIWHFSGPGVFSSDYSWKEALDSPGARSMSVLRAFFDAIPWTQLVPDRDGSITDLEETYAAASSDKRLTVIYADAGSFRIRSNSVPKTSVALWFDPTSGKSRAAAPPQLTGEFLNYTAPADRENSPRSDWLLVIGDGESLKLLRKA